A genomic segment from Aegilops tauschii subsp. strangulata cultivar AL8/78 chromosome 1, Aet v6.0, whole genome shotgun sequence encodes:
- the LOC109736086 gene encoding probable serine protease EDA2, with translation MGAGTTAGATSRLAVVPLLLLPLLLARGAEAVSLWRPPPEAGLLGSAPGRFLTQEEHWMSQTLDHFSPTDHRQFKQRYYEFLDYHRAPNGPVFLNICGEASCTGISNNYLAVMAKKFGAALVSPEHRYYGKSSPFEDLTTENLRFLSSKQALSDLAVFRQYYQETLNAKYNRSGVDNSWFVFGGSYSGALSAWFRLKFPHLTCGSLASSGVVLAVYNFTDFDKQIGESAGPECKEALQEVTRLVDGQLQSGHNSVKELFGAKLLENDGDFLYLLADAAAIAFQYGNPDVLCSPLVEAKKNGTDLVEAFAHYVNDYYVGTFRASVASYDQNYLKNTTPAESSYRLWWYQVCSEVAYFQVAPKNDSVRSAKIDTRYHLDLCKNVFGEGVYPDVSMTNLYYGGTRIAGSKIVFANGSQDPWRHASKQKSSEELPSYLIECSNCGHCTDISGCPQAPSNIGGDSSKCSSPEAVNKVRKQIVDHIDLWLSECQDQGRDTVTKQGSRWSIATY, from the exons ATGGGAGCCGGAACTACCGCCGGCGCCACCTCCCGCCTCGCCGTCGTTCCACTCCTGCTGTTACCCCTACTCCTCGCGCGCGGCGCCGAGGCTGTCAGCCTCTGGCGGCCGCCGCCGGAGGCCGGGCTCCTGGGCTCCGCCCCAGGCAGGTTCCTGACGCAGGAGGAGCACTGGATGAGCCAAACCCTCGACCACTTCTCCCCCACC GATCATCGGCAATTCAAGCAGCGGTACTATGAATTTCTTGATTACCACCGAGCTCCAAATGGGCCGGTCTTCTTAAATATATGTGGAGAAGCTTCATGCACTGGGATTTCTAACAACTACTTAGCT GTGATGGCCAAGAAGTTTGGCGCTGCTTTGGTTTCTCCCGAGCATCGATACTATGGGAAGAGTTCCCCTTTTGAGGATTTGACGACAGAAAATCTAAGGTTCTTGTCATCGAAGCAGGCTTTATCTGATTTGGCTGTTTTCCGCCAGTATTATCAG GAAACATTAAATGCCAAGTATAATCGCTCAGGAGTAGACAATTCTTGGTTTGTGTTTGGAGGGTCGTACTCTGGAGCTCTCAGTGCTTGGTTCAGATTGAAATTTCCTCACTTAACATGTGGAAGTCTTGCAAGTTCAGGGGTTGTTCTTGCTGTTTACAACTTTACTGACTTTGACAAACAG ATTGGGGAGTCAGCTGGTCCAGAATGCAAAGAAGCACTTCAAGAAGTAACAAGACTTGTTGATGGACAACTTCAGTCTGGCCACAACTCGGTTAAAGAACTGTTTGGAGCAAAACTG TTAGAAAATGATGGTGACTTCCTTTACCTACTAGCAGATGCTGCAGCTATTGCG TTCCAATATGGCAACCCTGATGTTTTGTGCTCCCCACTAGTTGAAGCAAAGAAGAATGGTACGGAtttggtg GAAGCATTTGCTCATTACGTGAACGACTATTATGTTGGCACATTTAGGGCATCAGTTGCATCATATGATCAGAACTATTTGAAGAACACAACCCCTGCTGAATCTT CATATCGATTGTGGTGGTATCAAGTTTGCAGTGAGGTTGCATATTTCCAAGTGGCGCCAAAAAATGATAGCGTCCGTTCTGCAAAGATTGATACAAG GTATCATTTAGACTTGTGCAAAAATGTTTTTGGGGAAGGAGTTTATCCTGATGTGTCCATGACAAACTTATACTATGGAGGCACAAGAATTGCAG GTTCTAAAATTGTTTTTGCAAATGGCTCTCAAGACCCATGGCGCCATGCTTCTAAGCAGAAATCATCGGAAGAAC TGCCATCATACTTAATTGAGTGCAGCAACTGTGGGCATTGCACTGATATCTCCGGATGCCCTCAAGCACCCTCAAATATTGGAG GTGATTCATCCAAATGCTCATCTCCAGAAGCAGTCAACAAGGTAAGGAAGCAGATCGTGGATCACATCGACCTGTGGTTGTCGGAATGCCAAGACCAAG GACGCGACACGGTGACGAAGCAGGGGAGCAGATGGAGCATAGCTACCTACTGA